The genomic DNA CTGTTCACGCTGGCGATGGTCATCCTGTACCGGGTCGGCGCCTCGCTGCCGTCCCCCGGGGTGAACTACGGCAACGTGCAGCAGTGCATCGAACAGGTCAGTGGCGGCGACTCCGGCCAGATCTATTCGCTGATCAACCTTTTCTCCGGCGGAGCGCTGTTGCAGCTGTCGGTGTTCGCGGTCGGCGTAATGCCGTACATCACCGCGAGCATCATCGTGCAGCTGCTCACCGTGGTGATTCCGCGCTTCGAACAGCTGCGCAAGGAAGGACAGTCCGGTCAGGCCAAGATGACGCAGTACACGCGTTATCTCGCGGTCGCGCTGGCTGTCCTGCAGGCCACGTCGATCGTGGCGCTGGCCGCCAACGGCGGCCTGCTGCAGGGTTGCTCGCTGGACATCATCGACGACCAGAGCATCTTCGTGCTGGTGGTCATCGTCATCGTCATGACCGCGGGTGCCTCGCTGGTGATGTGGATGGGCGAGCTGGTCACCGAGCGCGGCATCGGCAACGGTATGTCGCTGCTGATCTTCGCCGGCATCGCCGCCGCCATCCCCGGTGAAGGCAAGAACATCCTGGACAGCCGCGGCAACATGGTCTTCGCGCTCGTCTGCCTCGCAGCCTTGATCATCATCATCGGTGTGGTCTTCGTGGAGCAGGGCCAGCGCCGCATCCCGGTGCAGTACGCCAAGCGCATGGTCGGCCGCAAGATGTACGGCGGCACGTCGACCTACCTGCCGCTGAAGGTCAACCAGGCCGGCGTCATCCCCGTCATCTTCGCGTCCTCGCTGATCTACATCCCGCAGCTGATCACCCAGCTGATCCAGAGCGGCAGCAGCAACCCCGGCCAGGGCTGGTGGGAGAAGTTCGTCGCGGACTACCTGTCCAACCCGTCGGACCCGATCTACATCGCGCTGTACTTCGGTCTGATCGTGTTCTTCACCTACTTCTATGTGTCGATCACGTTCAACCCCGACGAGCGCGCCGACGAGATGAAGAAGTTCGGTGGTTTCATCCCCGGCATCCGCCCCGGTAAGCCGACCGCCGACTACCTGCGCTACGTCCTGAGCCGGATCACGCTGCCCGGCTCGATCTACCTCGGCATCATCGCCGTGCTGCCCAACGTCTTCCTCGACATCGGCAACAGCGGCGGTGGCGTGCAGAACCTGCCGTTCGGTGGCACCGCGGTGCTGATCATGATCGGCGTGGGTCTGGACACCGTGAAGCAGATTGAGAGCCAGCTCATGCAGCGCAACTACGAAGGGTTCCTCAAATGAGAATCGTTCTCCTCGGGCCCCCCGGTGCAGGCAAGGGCACGCAGGCCGTGAAGCTGGCCGAGAAGCTCGGCGTCCCGCAGATCTCCACCGGCGACCTGTTCCGCCACAACATCAGCGCCGGCACCGAGCTGGGGATCGAAGCCAAGAAGTACCTCGACGCCGGCGACCTGGTGCCCGCAACGCTGACCAATGCGCTGGTCGACAGTCGTCTCGACGACGAGGACGCCGCCGCCGGGTTCATCCTGGACGGCTTCCCGCGGTCGGTGGAGCAGGCTGCGGCGCTCGAGGAGATGCTGCGCAAGCGCGGCCTGAAGCTCGACGCCGTGGTGGAGTTCCGGGTCCCGGAGGACGAACTGGTGCAGCGCCTGAAGGGACGCGGCCGCGCCGACGACACCGAGGACGTCATCCGCAACCGTTTCAAGGTGTATCGGGACGAGACCGCTCCGCTGCTGGACCACTACAGCGCCGAACTGAAGACCGTGGACGCCGTCGGATCGCTCGACGAGGTGTTCGCCCGGGCGCTGCAGGCGCTCGGCAAGTAATGGTCTCGATCCCCGGGCTGCGCGGCCGCAAGGTCGTGCCGCAACGGAGCCCCGGTGAACTCGACGCCATGGCCGTCGCGGGTGCCCTGGTGGCCAGAGCGCTGCGCGCGGTGCAACAAGCCGCGGTTCCCGGCGCGTCCACCCTGGACCTCGACCGGGTGGCCGAGTCCGTCATCCGTGACGGCGGCGGCATCCCGTCGTTCCTCGGCTATCACGGCTACCCGGCCAGCATCTGCTCCTCGGTCAACGACCGCGTGGTCCACGGCATCCCGTCGACGTCCGACGTGCTGGCCTCCGGCGACCTGGTGTCCATCGATTGCGGCGCCATCGTCGACGGGTGGCACGGCGATTCCGCCGTCACCTTCGGCGTGGGCCCGCTGATCCCGGCGGATGAGTTCCTCTCCGCGGCCACCCGGGAGTCCATGGAGGCCGGCATCGCCGCCATGGTGCCCGGCAACAAGCTCGGCGACGTCTCGCACGCCATCGAGAGCGGTACGAGGGCCGCCGAGCGCAAGTACGACCGGAAGTTCGGCATCGTCGCCGGGTACGGCGGCCACGGCATCGGACGCCAGATGCACATGGATCCGTTCCTGCCCAACGAAGGCCCGCCCGGGCGCGGTCCGCTGCTGGCCCCGGGCTCGGTGCTGGCCATCGAACCGATGCTGACTCTCGGAACCACGGCCACCCGCACCCTCGACGACGACTGGACCGTGGTCACCACCGACGGCTCCCGGGCCGCGCACTGGGAGCACACCGTCGCTGTCACCGACGACGGACCCCGCATCCTGACTCTCTGAGTCCCCGGTGCCCGAAGGCGACACGGTCTACGCGTTGGCCCGGCGCCTGAGAGCGGCGCTGGACGGCCGCACGCTGAGCGTCGGTGAACTCCGGGTGCCGCAGCACGCCACCGACGACCTCGCCGGTCGCATGGTGCTCGAGCACGTCACCCATGGCAAGCATCTGCTCACCCGGCTTTCCGGCGACCTCACCGTGCACACGCATCTCAAGATGTCCGGGTCGTGGACCATCTCCGGGGCGGGCCGGTGGCTGCCGCGCACCGTGATGCCGGACGTGCGGGTGATCCTGCGCACCGACGGCCCGGCGGCCTACGGGGTGAGGTTGCCGGTGGTGGATCTGCTGCGCACCCGCGACGAGCGCGACGTCATCGGGCACCTGGGACCTGACCCGCTGCGCGAGGACTGGGACCCCGCCGAGGCAGCCCGCCGGCTCGCCGCGGCGCCGGACCGCCCGCTGGTGGCCGCCCTGCTGGATCAGCGCTGCGTCGCGGGGTTCGGCAACCTGTGGGCCAACGAGCTGTGTTTCCTGCGCGGACACAACCCGTGGACGCCGGTGGCCGACGTCGACGTGGACGCGCTGCTGCGCCTCGGTGCGCGAGCGCTGCGACATTCGGCGACGGTGCCGGGCGCCATGCAGGTCACCACCGGGGTACGCCGCAAGGGCGAACAGCACTGGGTGGCCGGCCGCGCGGGCCGGCCCTGCCTGCGGTGCGGTACGACCGTGCAGGTGGTCGACGAGGTGCCCGGAGATCCGGAACGACGCCGGACGTGGTGGTGTCCCCGGTGTCAGCCCCGCTGACGATGCTTGAATGGTCGGATGCCGGAGCCAACCCGCGACCCCATCGCGCAGGCGCGCACCAACTGGGAGAAGGCCGGGTGGGGTGACGTCGCCGACGGCATGGTGGCCGTGACGTCGGTGATGCGCGCGCACCAGATTCTGCTGGCGCGCGTGGAAAGTGCCTTGCGGCCTTATGATCTGAGCTTCTCCCGGTTCGAACTGCTGCGGCTGCTGGCCTTCAGCCGCAACGGCGCCCTGCCGATCACCAAGGCGTCGGACCGGCTGCAGGTGCACGTCACCAGCGTCACGCACGCCATCCGCCGCCTGGAGGCCAGTGGTCTGGTGCGCAGGGTTCCGCACCCCACCGACGGCCGCACCACCCTGGTGGAGATCACCGAGCTGGGGCGCTCCACCGTCGAAGACGCCACGGAGACGCTGAACCGCAAGGTGTTCGCCGACATCGGCATCTCGGAGGCGCAAGCGCAGGCGCTGGTGGGCGCCATCGAGACCCTGCGCCACAGCGCGGGCGACTTCTAGCTCAGCGCAGGGCGTTGATGACGGCGCTGAAGTCCTCGCCGGCGTGCTCCTCGTTGAACGCGCGGTAGATCTCGGCGGCGTGGGTGCCCAGCGGCGCCTGGGATCCGGTGGAGGACACCGCGTCCATCGCCAGACCCAGGTCCTTGTTCATCAGCGCGGTGGCGAACCCGGGTTTGAAGTCGTTGTTGGCCGGCGACGTCGGGACCGGCCCGGGGACCGGACAGTTGGTGTGCACCGACCAGCAGTTCCCGGTGGCGCCGGTGATCACGTCGAACAGCGACTGGTCGGACAATCCCAGCTTCTCGGCCAGCACGAACGCCTCGCCGATGGCGATCTGCTGCACTGCCAGCACCATGTTGTTGCACAGCTTGGCGGCCTGGCCGGTGCCCGACGCCCCGCAGTGGATGATCTTGCCCGCCATGGGATCCAGCACCGGGCGTGCGCGTTCGACGGCCTCGTCGCTGCCGCCCACCATGAAGGCCAGGGTGCCCGCGGTGGCGCCCTTGACGCCGCCGGAGACCGGGGCGTCGATCTGCAGGAAGCCGCCCTTCTCGGCTTGGGCGTTGATCTCCCGGGCGTCGGCCACCGAGATGGTGGAGGTGTCGATGAACAGTGTCCCCGGGGCAGCAGCGGGCAGCGCCTCGGCGTAACAGGACTTCACGATGGCGCCGTTGGGCAGCGAGGTGATCACCACCTCGGCTCCCGACACCGCCTCGGCGCCGGTGTCGAACACGCTGGCGCCCTTGGCTTCCAGGGCTTCACGCAGGGCGGGTACCAGGTCGAAGGCCCGCACGGGGTGCCCGGCGGCCACCAGGTTGGCTGCCATCGGGCCGCCCATGTTGCCCAGGCCCAGGAATGCGATCGTCGTCATCGACTACCTCTCAACTCGCCGCTCGCGCGCGTGCGGCTTCTGCTCTGCCGATCACGACGCGCATGATTTCGTTGGTGCCTTCCAGGATCCGGTGCACCCGCAGGTCGCGGACGATCTTCTCCAGCCCGTATTCCTTGAGGTAGCCGTATCCGCCGTGCAATTGCAGGGCCTGATCGGCCACCTCGTAACAGGCATCGGTGACATAGCGCTTGGCCATCGCGCACAACGCCACCTTGTCGGGGTCGTCGGCGTCCAGCGCAGCGGCAGCCTGCCACAACAGCATTCTTGAGGTCTGCAGCGCGGTGGCCATATCGGCCAGGGTGAACCTGATGGTCGGCTCGTCGAGCAGCGATGCCCCGAAGGCCTCGCGGTCGCGGACGTAGGCCGCTGCCTTCTCGTAGGCGGTCTGCGCCCCGCCCAGTGAGCAGGCGGCGATGTTGATCCGGCCACCGTTGAGCCCGCTCATGGCGATACCGAAACCGGTGCCTTCGTCGCCGCCCAGCAGATTCTCCGCCGGCACCCGCACGCCTTCGAAGATCACCTGGGCGGTGGGCTGGGCGTTCCACCCCATCTTGACCTCGTCGGGTCCGAAAGACAGTCCAGCGGAGTCTTTCTCGACGACAAACGCCGAGATACCGCGCGGTCCTTCGCCGCCGGTGCGGGCCATCACCACATAGACATCGGAGCTGCCGGCACCGGAGATGAACTGTTTGACCCCGTCCAGGACGTAGTGCTCACCGTCCCGGACCGCCCGGGTGCGCAATGCCGAGGCATCCGAACCCGCCCCCGGTTCGGTCAGACAGTACGAGGCAATGGCCTCCATCGACGCCAGTTTCGGTACCCAGGTCTTGCGCTGCTCGCGGGTGCCGTAGGTGTCGATCATCCACGCGCACATGTTGTGGATCGACAGGAACGCCGCCACGGTGGGATCGGCGGCGGCCAACTGCTCGAAGATGCGGACCGCATCGATACGCCGCAGGCCGCTGCCGCCGACGTCTTCATTGCAGTACACCGCCGCCATCCCGAGCTCGGCGGCCGCGCGCAGCTCCTCGACCGGAAAGTGTTTGGCCGCATCCCAATCCAGTGCGTGCGGGGCCAGCCGCTTGGTCGCGAACGCCGCCGCGGTCTCGGTGATCACCCGCTCGTCGTCGTCGAGTCCGAACATGTGCATGGCGCGGCCTACTTCATCGTCGGGATGACGAACTCGGCGCCATCCTTGATGCCGGAGGGCCACCGCTCGGTCACGGTCTTGGTTTTGGTGTAGAACTGGATGGACGCCGGACCGTGCTGGTTGAGATCGCCGAAGCCGGAACGCTTCCAGCCGCCGAAGGTGTGGTAGGCCACCGGCACCGGGATCGGGACGTTCACCCCGACCATGCCCACCTGCACCTTGGACACGAAATCCCGTGCGGCGTCGCCGTCGCGGGTGAAGATCGCCACGCCATTGCCGTACTCGTGCTCCGTCGGCAGTCGCAGCGCCTCGTCGTAGTCGTGGGCCCGCACGATACACAGGACGGGTCCGAAGATCTCGTCGGTGTAGATGCTCATGTCGGTGGTGACGTGATCGAAGAGGGTGGGGCCGATGAAGAAGCCTTTTTCGAGGCTCTGGTCGTCGAAGGAGAGTTCGTCGGTGGTCCGTTCGCGGCCGTCGACCACCAGCTCGGCACCGGCTTCGACGCCCTGGCCGATGTAGTTGCGCACGCGCTCGAGTGCTGCGCCGGTGACCAGCGGCCCGTAGTCGGCCTTGGGGTCCAGGCTGTGGCCGACGCGGAGCTGATTGACGCGCTCCACCAAGCGGTTTCGCAGGCGGTTGGCGGTTTCTTCGCCGACGGGCACCGCAACGCTGATGGCCATGCAGCGCTCACCGGCGCTGCCGTAGCCGGCGCCGATGAGTGCGTCGACGGCCTGGTCGAGGTCGGCGTCGGGCATGATGATCATGTGGTTCTTGGCGCCGCCGAAGCACTGTGAACGCTTGCCGTGCGCGGCGGCGGTCGAGTAGATGTACTGCGCGATGTCCGAGGAGCCGACGAAGCCGACGGCCTGGACATCGGGGTGGGTGAGGATCGCGTCGACGGCCTCCTTGTCGCCCTGGACCACCTGGAACACTCCCGCCGGCAGGCCGGCTTCGAGGAACAGTTCGGCCAGGCGCAGCGGCACCGACGGGTCGCGCTCGGAGGGCTTGAGGATGAACGCGTTGCCGCAGGCCAGTGCCGGGCCGGCCTTCCACAGCGGGATCATCGCCGGGAAGTTGAACGGGGTGATGCCGGCGACGACGCCGAGGGGCTGGCGGATGGAGTAGACGTCGATGCCGCCGCCGGCGCCTTCGGTGAACTCACCCTTGAGCAGATGCGGGATGCCGATGGCGAATTCGATGACCTCGATGCCGCGCTGGATGTCGCCCTTGGAATCGGCCACGGTCTTGCCGTGCTCGATGGACAGCAGCTCGGCCAGTTCTTCCACGTGATCGTTGACCAGGGCAATGAATTTCATCATCACCCGGGCGCGGCGCTGCGGGTTCCAGGCCGCCCAGTCCTTCTGTGCCTCGACCGCCGAGGCCACTGCGGTGTCGACATCGTCCTTGGAGGCTAGGAGGACCTGTGCCTGCACCTGGCCGGTGCTGGGGTTGAGCACGTCCGCGGTGCGGGTGGAACCCAGTGTCGAACGCTTGCCGTCGATGAAGTGCGGAATTTGTGTGGTCATGAGTCATCCCAGGATCGGAAGTGGCGCGGGTATCCGCCCGCGATACGGATCAACTAGATACTTGCATATCCTAGTAATGTCTGGCGGCGAGGCGCAAGGGTGTGGTGGTCGAGGAACTGCGACACCCGGTCGTAATCGGCGTCGCGCGGTCACCGCGGGGCTAGTGTCAGCTCAGATCGAAGGGAGTTTGGGCGATGACCGCACACCCGGAGTCCGCGGAGCCGCTGCACGGTGGCTACCCGCGGCCCGATACCGTCCAGCTCGCCTACGAGGCTGTCGACGTCAATCGTGCAGTTCAGGTGTACCGCCACTTCTACCGCTCGGTGTCGGGTGCGGCCGTTTTCGAGGGCACAGTTGCAGCAGGCGTGCAGCCCAACACAGTGTTCGGCTATCTCGACACCCAGCCGCGCCATGTGGGCTTCACCCTCAACTCGGACACCCCGTACGGGGTGATCCTGCTCGACCTGCACGACGGGCCGATGGTGCTCGACGTCCCCGAGGGGTCGTTCGTGGGCGCCGTGATGGACATCCACCAGCGCTGGATCCTGGACTTCGGCCTGCCCGGTCCCGACGCGGGCAGCGGTGGCACGCATCTGATCCTGCCGCCCGGCTACGACGGTGAGGTGCCCGACGGACATCAGGTGGGGCGTGCCGACGCCTTCCGCGTGCTGGTGGCCGTGCGCTCCATCCCGCTCGACGGTGACGTCGCCGCCGCTCTGCAGCGCATCACCACCGTGGGGGTCCGCCCGCTCGGAGAGTCGCCGGATTGGGCCGAACCGACCTGGGTGGACATGACCGACGCCGGTCAGGACACCACCCCGGTGGCCATCGAGACCGGGATCGACTTCTGGACCTCCCTGCACCGCGTCATCGACGCCGAACCCGTGCTCGCGGACAGCCGCGCCCTCTACGGCGAGCTGGCCGCCCTCGGGATCACCAAGGGGCAGCCGTTCGAGCCCGACGACCGGATGACCCGGATCCTCGAACTGGCGGCGAAGACGGCGAATCTGCAGATGCGGGTGGAGTCGTTCGCCGACCGCACCCCAGGTCGGCTGGTGTGGGACGACCGGCACTGGGAGTGGGTGGCCCTGCGCTCGGAGAACGGCACCTTCGACACCGAGAACTACCGCGACACCTATGCGTTGGACAAGTGGTTCTTCCAGGCCATCGCCACCTCCCCGGCGATGTTCCGGCGCGACGCCGGGGCTGGCTCGCTGTACTGGCTGGCGCTGTCCGACCGCACCGGCGCCTACCTCGACGGCAGCAACTCCTACACCCTGACGGTCCCACTTCCGGTGCCCGCCAA from Mycolicibacterium tokaiense includes the following:
- the secY gene encoding preprotein translocase subunit SecY, yielding MLSAFISALRTADLRKKILFTLAMVILYRVGASLPSPGVNYGNVQQCIEQVSGGDSGQIYSLINLFSGGALLQLSVFAVGVMPYITASIIVQLLTVVIPRFEQLRKEGQSGQAKMTQYTRYLAVALAVLQATSIVALAANGGLLQGCSLDIIDDQSIFVLVVIVIVMTAGASLVMWMGELVTERGIGNGMSLLIFAGIAAAIPGEGKNILDSRGNMVFALVCLAALIIIIGVVFVEQGQRRIPVQYAKRMVGRKMYGGTSTYLPLKVNQAGVIPVIFASSLIYIPQLITQLIQSGSSNPGQGWWEKFVADYLSNPSDPIYIALYFGLIVFFTYFYVSITFNPDERADEMKKFGGFIPGIRPGKPTADYLRYVLSRITLPGSIYLGIIAVLPNVFLDIGNSGGGVQNLPFGGTAVLIMIGVGLDTVKQIESQLMQRNYEGFLK
- a CDS encoding adenylate kinase — translated: MRIVLLGPPGAGKGTQAVKLAEKLGVPQISTGDLFRHNISAGTELGIEAKKYLDAGDLVPATLTNALVDSRLDDEDAAAGFILDGFPRSVEQAAALEEMLRKRGLKLDAVVEFRVPEDELVQRLKGRGRADDTEDVIRNRFKVYRDETAPLLDHYSAELKTVDAVGSLDEVFARALQALGK
- the map gene encoding type I methionyl aminopeptidase gives rise to the protein MVSIPGLRGRKVVPQRSPGELDAMAVAGALVARALRAVQQAAVPGASTLDLDRVAESVIRDGGGIPSFLGYHGYPASICSSVNDRVVHGIPSTSDVLASGDLVSIDCGAIVDGWHGDSAVTFGVGPLIPADEFLSAATRESMEAGIAAMVPGNKLGDVSHAIESGTRAAERKYDRKFGIVAGYGGHGIGRQMHMDPFLPNEGPPGRGPLLAPGSVLAIEPMLTLGTTATRTLDDDWTVVTTDGSRAAHWEHTVAVTDDGPRILTL
- a CDS encoding DNA-formamidopyrimidine glycosylase family protein; the encoded protein is MPEGDTVYALARRLRAALDGRTLSVGELRVPQHATDDLAGRMVLEHVTHGKHLLTRLSGDLTVHTHLKMSGSWTISGAGRWLPRTVMPDVRVILRTDGPAAYGVRLPVVDLLRTRDERDVIGHLGPDPLREDWDPAEAARRLAAAPDRPLVAALLDQRCVAGFGNLWANELCFLRGHNPWTPVADVDVDALLRLGARALRHSATVPGAMQVTTGVRRKGEQHWVAGRAGRPCLRCGTTVQVVDEVPGDPERRRTWWCPRCQPR
- a CDS encoding MarR family winged helix-turn-helix transcriptional regulator, which produces MPEPTRDPIAQARTNWEKAGWGDVADGMVAVTSVMRAHQILLARVESALRPYDLSFSRFELLRLLAFSRNGALPITKASDRLQVHVTSVTHAIRRLEASGLVRRVPHPTDGRTTLVEITELGRSTVEDATETLNRKVFADIGISEAQAQALVGAIETLRHSAGDF
- the mmsB gene encoding 3-hydroxyisobutyrate dehydrogenase: MTTIAFLGLGNMGGPMAANLVAAGHPVRAFDLVPALREALEAKGASVFDTGAEAVSGAEVVITSLPNGAIVKSCYAEALPAAAPGTLFIDTSTISVADAREINAQAEKGGFLQIDAPVSGGVKGATAGTLAFMVGGSDEAVERARPVLDPMAGKIIHCGASGTGQAAKLCNNMVLAVQQIAIGEAFVLAEKLGLSDQSLFDVITGATGNCWSVHTNCPVPGPVPTSPANNDFKPGFATALMNKDLGLAMDAVSSTGSQAPLGTHAAEIYRAFNEEHAGEDFSAVINALR
- a CDS encoding acyl-CoA dehydrogenase family protein, whose amino-acid sequence is MHMFGLDDDERVITETAAAFATKRLAPHALDWDAAKHFPVEELRAAAELGMAAVYCNEDVGGSGLRRIDAVRIFEQLAAADPTVAAFLSIHNMCAWMIDTYGTREQRKTWVPKLASMEAIASYCLTEPGAGSDASALRTRAVRDGEHYVLDGVKQFISGAGSSDVYVVMARTGGEGPRGISAFVVEKDSAGLSFGPDEVKMGWNAQPTAQVIFEGVRVPAENLLGGDEGTGFGIAMSGLNGGRINIAACSLGGAQTAYEKAAAYVRDREAFGASLLDEPTIRFTLADMATALQTSRMLLWQAAAALDADDPDKVALCAMAKRYVTDACYEVADQALQLHGGYGYLKEYGLEKIVRDLRVHRILEGTNEIMRVVIGRAEAARARAAS
- a CDS encoding CoA-acylating methylmalonate-semialdehyde dehydrogenase → MTTQIPHFIDGKRSTLGSTRTADVLNPSTGQVQAQVLLASKDDVDTAVASAVEAQKDWAAWNPQRRARVMMKFIALVNDHVEELAELLSIEHGKTVADSKGDIQRGIEVIEFAIGIPHLLKGEFTEGAGGGIDVYSIRQPLGVVAGITPFNFPAMIPLWKAGPALACGNAFILKPSERDPSVPLRLAELFLEAGLPAGVFQVVQGDKEAVDAILTHPDVQAVGFVGSSDIAQYIYSTAAAHGKRSQCFGGAKNHMIIMPDADLDQAVDALIGAGYGSAGERCMAISVAVPVGEETANRLRNRLVERVNQLRVGHSLDPKADYGPLVTGAALERVRNYIGQGVEAGAELVVDGRERTTDELSFDDQSLEKGFFIGPTLFDHVTTDMSIYTDEIFGPVLCIVRAHDYDEALRLPTEHEYGNGVAIFTRDGDAARDFVSKVQVGMVGVNVPIPVPVAYHTFGGWKRSGFGDLNQHGPASIQFYTKTKTVTERWPSGIKDGAEFVIPTMK
- a CDS encoding DUF1254 domain-containing protein translates to MTAHPESAEPLHGGYPRPDTVQLAYEAVDVNRAVQVYRHFYRSVSGAAVFEGTVAAGVQPNTVFGYLDTQPRHVGFTLNSDTPYGVILLDLHDGPMVLDVPEGSFVGAVMDIHQRWILDFGLPGPDAGSGGTHLILPPGYDGEVPDGHQVGRADAFRVLVAVRSIPLDGDVAAALQRITTVGVRPLGESPDWAEPTWVDMTDAGQDTTPVAIETGIDFWTSLHRVIDAEPVLADSRALYGELAALGITKGQPFEPDDRMTRILELAAKTANLQMRVESFADRTPGRLVWDDRHWEWVALRSENGTFDTENYRDTYALDKWFFQAIATSPAMFRRDAGAGSLYWLALSDRTGAYLDGSNSYTLTVPLPVPAKLFWSVTLYDAATRSQVRTDQGRAALRSLFELSDLDGESVTLHFGPQPPDGDESRWVRTVPGAGWFAYFRIYGPDGPAFDGSWKPGDLELVGTGGD